The DNA sequence GGAAAATCGGTCGTAATCGTACACGGACATCACCAGCGTCTTGCCCCCAAGTTCCTCGTAGGGCACCTGGTCGACAAACACAGGGTTGTGCTGCTTTATGCCTTCAtaccttcttttctttcgtaCCATCGGGGTTCTTTAACCTGGATTtagtgttatttttattttactgttgggTCACTTCCCCAAaaggaatatttatttttaatttaaacaaaaagttAGGTCATTGTTGCACTCGTGCTATAGTATATAGTTAGCCACTGATTTGTATTGTATTGCAGGGAATTGAAttatcaaaaaaatgaataggcTACATGGAAACAGGTACAGTAAAAAGATTGTTTCATAAGGTTAATTCGATgtgtttcaaatgtattttacatattcaCCACAATTCCCCTAATCCACTTCTCTTAAAAATGCTCCAATATCTTGATCACCTATAATCCATATCAATACATGTTATGTGAACAAACAGGCAGAAACAATAGACAATGGAAAAATAGACTTGATTAGGTTCaattaaaaaggacaaatagCTTTTGAATAacataaatgaaatcaaatgacaaGATATTGGCTCTGGTTCAATCATTTAAGAAAGATATTGGTAAAAGACGACATGCTCCAGCCGACAGAAACCTTCTAGAATGAGGATGGGATGAAATACATGTCCACTCAACCTGGACAGTGACGCGATATCTGTCGCTGTGTGTGAACAGATCTACGCCTCTGTCTGGGAGAGAAGAGGTGTggttgggttttcttttgtgtgtgtttttcttttcttttgctgtaaATTCGCAGACAGGCAGAGTTTCCACGGCTCAGAGCCGCTGGCGAGGTCTCAGCGGGCCTTATTAGCCAGGACAGGAGCGAGCGGCATGTAGGCTGCACAGGCCAGtgagtgcaaacacacatcCGGATAAACCCGACAAGACACAGTCAGTGCCGTTACACTCGCACTCCATCGGAGACCTGCATTCAGGGGGGTTACGATGCTCACTATCGTCCAAAAAGGTTTGATCGGTGTTTCTCTTCTCGCACCCAGCGGCATTGGATCATATGAAAGCAGGGTGAACTGCACCTGCAAGACGTACTGCACTGTGTGGTGTAAGCATGCGGGGGGACAAACCTTGAACACAAACGTCTCGTTGAAGACGGGGTTCAGCGTCTTCTTGTGCACCTTGGTGtcatgcttcttcttcttgtcggGGAAGAGGTGGACCTTGACGTAGGGATCGGAGGTTCCGCCCGAGTCCATGGAGATGAGGTCGGCAGCTTGAAGGATGCCAACCGTGAGCTGCGGGCGCGGGGGGAGAGGACGTgatgtggggtgggggggggggggggggggggcagaattTGAAccaggcaaagaaaaaaagagagagaaaagaatcagGGTCACTGCCTCAGCCTGGTTATATCACATCATCTGAAAAGTTAAGCCGCGCAATCAATCACAAACCACTCGCCTGGCTGGAGAAATATTGGATGTCACAGTTTCCAATTCAGTGTGATAACTTTGTGTGACACTCTTTTTTAAGGTCTTCGGTTTCTACATGATATAAACTAAATTTGAAATAGCCTATGACTTTAATCCTGCTCTCGGAGCACTTTAGGCCGTTACGGATGTCGTTCATCTCACCCAGGTTTGTTGCACAAAACCATTGATTCAATGGTTTATCCCTTTGGTTCCTTCCAGTCTCGCTGCGAAAAGGATCGTTCTCTTGCTCTGCTGAGGCTTTTGCAAGTCAGCCATTCATACATTGGCCAGGATCAGGATGAATCTACAAACCTGACAGAGCAATCGGACTTGTCATCTAATCCCAAGCCATAAAGCGAATCGGAGTAATTTCCCAGAATTTTTTGGAACTTTTTCCCGAAAGCACAGGAGAATTTCAGGGAGATGGAAAATACCAGACTGGTGGAAAATGTTCCATCAAAATGCCACAACGCATGTCGCCATATCAGACATTGCACACCTGACGTTGCTCTACTACGCCTCTGACACTGACTGTGATTCTTTGACCgcgtgaaaacacacagacctTGGTGTTCTCAAAGTCGTAATCTATCGAGTACTGCAGCTTGCccagtttctcctcctctttctcctcctcctccttctcctcctccgtcagtcCGGTCTCCccttcttcgtcgtcgtcgtcgtcctggtgtgtctgtggtgtgagGGGTGACAAGAACGGGGCACAGTGTCAAAGGTTCATAGGGCGGCCCGGAGTCAGAACACAGGGCTCCCCCACCACAGCCGGCATGCCACAGACACTGGAACTCcagcagttgttgtttcttttcttttcttttttacgtgGGAGATACATGTTTTGGTCACTGCTTACCTGCACAgcacctgatgataataaccAGGGGGTTTATCATTCACATCGCAAACACatgagcacattttttttggtaCGTTCGAATGACTCCGCACACCTCGTCTTCAGCGTTCTTTTGGGGATCACTGGGCAAATTCCTTTTGACATGCTTGTGCAGTTCGACAGCCAGAGTCAGTGGAGGCATTGCATGCTTGTTCCACTAagagggattctttttttttgcaccgaAATCAGATAATGGCGTCGTTCTCTTTGTTTGTCAAAGGGCTGATTTTGAGGCCAAATGAACAAGGAGAtaaatgtttgtataaaaaaaaaccccagaggaaCTAGCTCACAACAGCAAAACGCCAATGCACACTAAAAGGCAAACAAGACATAATGACTTTCAGGTAACCTAGTGATTTTAATTTAGACCCTtgcaagttttcatttttaacctgCACGTCTTGTTTCACCTCTAAATTTACGTGGCACCAAACGAAcgcccgttttttttttttcagctcaacGTCATTACAATAGATGGTTCAGGATTAAAAGGGCACAGCCCGCTACAGCATTTGAATAATGTAGAGTCTTATCGTTGTTGCACTGTTATTACTGCAGTTGAATCAAAGCATCATTGCCAAGGTGACCTTGAATTTAAAGAGTTTTTgactcttctctttttttcccaggccATCCAGTGTCTCCACATTCTACCTCCTCCTGGACTACTACAACCAAACGGAGAGATTTGCAAGTATTTGGCTCTTTTTCATGCAGTTTTATCATCACCGTTCCCATGTCTCCCAAACAACCAACCATGCCCTTTATCGCATGCACAGATTAATAGTGTTAAAAGTGTCTTGCATATCATCTCCTAGTCCAATACTTTCCATATTGGTGCGAGTTACAGTTACATTGTCCCAGGAACAATGCGTTAGATGGTTAGACTCTCCTCTTTGGGGTTTATGGAGCACATCATCATAGCTTTCCATTGTTGCATTCCCAAGCTGtcataacaaaaataaagaatttggggaggactaaaaaaaaaaaaatgtatttttttaaaaaaagcaaaaggaagcTACGACTTTCATTCCATGAAACCCCCCTGCCGCCCCCGGGGGGCCAGAGAGCGTCGACGTGAGCTATCCACCTACCGTAGAGCGGGAGTCCACCACAGTCAAGAAACACGAGGCACACACAAGACGGACACAaagcggaaaaaaagaaaggaggagagcagagaaaggaaagagattCAACTCACAAGACACCGCACACACTACAAAAAGAGAGGCAGTCAACGACACCGTCACACCAATTGCGATGAGAAATGACACGCTTGTTTTTTCAGCTTGTTTTCTCGTCGCCGACACAAGTAATTGATTGGCTTAATCAACTGTCACTGGAGTACAAGGCAATCTATGGTGAAGTCAGCTGGTGAGCTCTCAAATTAATCactggattttttctttttatcctctGATTTTCTGCTTTCCAACTTTCCTGCAAGTCTCATGCCTTTCATCCATTATCTTTAGCGCTTTGTGCTCGCGACTATAGTCAAAACAAGCCTCCCACCTCACGGTTCTCATTATTCTTTGCCACCGTCGTAACAAagcgtgtcatttttttcaccacGGGCCACAATGGAATACGCCACACGTTaaaacaaccaccaccaccgcaacaacatcaaataaaaggaggggaagagagctCTCCTTGTGTCCTCTACAGTCTGGCCTAAAACAGCTGCTGGTGAAAGATCAAATTTGGTTAGCCGGAGACATATGTCAATGAATAAAAACTCAGCAATAAATGTCATAAACGATACTAATCAAAACTTGAACAGATAACTGAAGGTTGCACATGGTGGAAGGGAAGAGGCAAGGCATCATCCAAAACATCCTGTGGCTCTCCAGCATGTAGGAAGCACGAGGCGTCATACCTCGCCTCCCTGCATGTTCTTCATGTTGAAGCCGTCCTTGCCCTTCTTCcctttcttgttcttcttcttcttgcagcAGCATTTCTTGATAATGCAGAAGCAGCAGGTGAGGATGAGCAATGCGGCCACCACAGCGATGGCAATCAGAGCCCACGGAGGCACTGTCAGTGTCAAAACAACAGAGGGAAAATTTAGACTGAATGGTTAccatggtatttttttttttcgtcagaTAAAGACCGTTTTGAATCTCAGAACTCGTTGGCCGACTGCTTACGTGGGATTTTGTCGATTTCATTCAAAAACTTGCTCTTGATTTCCTCAAACATGTCATTCTTGCTGATCTCGGTGCCGTTGGAGCCGGAGGTGTCCAGCGACGTGGTGGAGATAACGGCCGGGGTGGGAGACccggtggcggtggtggtggcaCCGGTGGCACCGGTGGGCTCGGCGGCCGCCATGGCCTCTGGCCTTCTGAACAAGTTAAACTTCATCGTCAAAGACTAGGTGCAGCGTCCCTGAGGCACACAGAGATCAGACAGGGAGAACAAACGTCAACCAAACAACTGCGATGTCAAACCCTCAATaacagtttgatttgatttagtttGTGGAACAACAAAATTCAATAGAGCACGTTAAAGACTTCCAGAGTAAAGTTTTACAAAAAGATAATTGTTACAGAAATCAGCCGACTTTTGCTAAAATTTGAAGTCATTTTTAATCCATATCAAATAAAATCTTTCTAtctgtacagtactgtatgttACAACCCTTAGGTTTTTCTAGGAGTAAGAGAAGGGAAGCAACAATTTGCAAGCGATGGTTAAAGGCAATCAAGTTATTGTTTAGAAACAATAGTTGAACAAAATCTATACAAATACACTGCGGGAAATCGAAATTGATGAGAACAAATTCTAGAGCAGGATGGTGTGATGCTGAAACAACTATTCACTTAATAGACTAGTGGTGGATGGACAGAATACTGGACCACACCTCTGATAACCAATTAATTATTAACGTAATTTATAAGCAAAAGGAAGTCAGACAGTTTCAAGTTCCAGCTTCTTAGATTTCCTTATTATTTGCTCTGTATCATTATAAGTTGAATATCTTTGGGGCTCTATTATACTTTTCTTCAAAATTTCTGCAACTCTaaacatgaagaaagaaaaggaaagtgatTGATCGTGATGAGAACAATCGCTCGCTCCAGCCGAACTTAAATGCTTTTCATGCAAAcctcaattattaaaaaaaaaacttaaacggCTGAGAAAATTCTGAATATCCACAAATCCGTGACTCCAACTGATGAGGAAGTTCACGTGAAAGCTCTGGAACAGCCACCAAATGGATCTTGTGGCGAGATTGTTGTCTCAGCTCTTCGAGGGCTCATTCGTATTACATTATTGCCCCTACAGTAAAAGACTAATGGATAAGGATGATCCCATTTTCTTGAGCTATGATGAGATTAAGGAGCCGCAGTGAAGCCACTCAGCCCCGTGAGACAGAACAGTCAGCTGCAACAATCAACTACATAGTGAAGGATTAAACAGACATCAGACACGTGAATCCGCACAGATCCTCGACAGAGGAATCTCATACGATACGAAAGTCGAGATTGGACACGTTCATTATGCTGATGATATGATGATTTACACCCAGAGCATGAAGGAGCTCCCCCTGAAAAAGGTTGGCTGAAGCTCAAACGTTAAAAGgaaaagtttaacattttgggggaaaacgCTCATTCCCTTTCTTGCTGGCAGTTAgatgttagcttagcttagcataaagactggacaCAGGTAGAAACCGTTAGCTTGTCTCTGATCGAACACTGATAAAATCCACCACTCGTGACCTCGAGCTTAGAGGAGTGACTTCTGTTTTTGTATGATTCAAACGAATGATATTTTGGCCTTTTTATCCGTGAGAATTTAGGATATGTCCGGGGTTGGCTCCTATCAGTCCTTATGCTACGGACATTTTTCCAATCTAAGTCTCAGTGAGAAGGAGAATAAGACTTGTTAAACATTATGCTATTCCTTTAACACTCTCTCCTGTCCCACTCTGTGTGGAGTTAAAATGTTCTCCCTTGTGGTATAACTTGGATATGAAACAGATTCATAAtttaatgcattaaaaaaattaattaaaggaACAATGAGCTGTTTCATGAATTATTTGACTTACAATTAAAGAATTGGCCACAATTCTTTCATAATCTATTCATCAGtcgtgaggatttgctgcttttctttcttcttgtgtGAAAGCGAACTGAATATACGAGCGGTTCCTTGTGCCTTGGGGAACTGTGACGCTCATACTCATTCGCAATagtttgtcattttacagacCGAGCGATTTTCCCATTAGTGGAGAAAAAAGCAGATTGCAGGTGAGTCAATGATAGAAATACTCAGTAGTtgaagtagtagaagtagaaCCAAATGAAATCTATGCTACAGTAAGATCATGAAGCTGCAGCGCAAATCAGTCCCACATCAAATCAGAGACTAATACAACAAGTGATTTGTATCACCTTCTTCAATCCTAATCCGGAAATTGAATTCACCGCAAACAGCTGACAGAATCAATCACGCTCCGAGCCTCGGGTGAgcgttataataataataataataataaatttaatttataacatttaaacaTTACACTGTTCTTCTCGTTCTCCGTCTGCTCTGTGCGTGACTACGAGTGACACCTACGCGGTATTAGCATTTACCGCCGAGGGGCGAACGTGTCAATACTCCGGTCTCCATGAGGCCAGCGTTCTGTTTT is a window from the Scophthalmus maximus strain ysfricsl-2021 chromosome 6, ASM2237912v1, whole genome shotgun sequence genome containing:
- the LOC118308846 gene encoding synaptotagmin-2 isoform X2, producing MKFNLFRRPEAMAAAEPTGATGATTTATGSPTPAVISTTSLDTSGSNGTEISKNDMFEEIKSKFLNEIDKIPLPPWALIAIAVVAALLILTCCFCIIKKCCCKKKKNKKGKKGKDGFNMKNMQGGEDDDDDEEGETGLTEEEKEEEEKEEEKLGKLQYSIDYDFENTKLTVGILQAADLISMDSGGTSDPYVKVHLFPDKKKKHDTKVHKKTLNPVFNETFVFKVPYEELGGKTLVMSVYDYDRFSKHDVIGEVKVPMNTIDLGRPIEEWKDLESADQEEPEKLGDICISLRYVPTAGKLTVCILEAKNLKKMDACGLSDPYVKIQLLQGGKRLKKKKTTVKKNTLNPYYNESFSFEIPLEQMQKILVAVTVFDYDKIGKNDAIGKIFVGSKATGLGLKHWSDMLANPRRPIAQWHALQPEEDIDGQLASLAAKK
- the LOC118308846 gene encoding synaptotagmin-2 isoform X1 codes for the protein MKFNLFRRPEAMAAAEPTGATGATTTATGSPTPAVISTTSLDTSGSNGTEISKNDMFEEIKSKFLNEIDKIPLPPWALIAIAVVAALLILTCCFCIIKKCCCKKKKNKKGKKGKDGFNMKNMQGGETHQDDDDDEEGETGLTEEEKEEEEKEEEKLGKLQYSIDYDFENTKLTVGILQAADLISMDSGGTSDPYVKVHLFPDKKKKHDTKVHKKTLNPVFNETFVFKVPYEELGGKTLVMSVYDYDRFSKHDVIGEVKVPMNTIDLGRPIEEWKDLESADQEEPEKLGDICISLRYVPTAGKLTVCILEAKNLKKMDACGLSDPYVKIQLLQGGKRLKKKKTTVKKNTLNPYYNESFSFEIPLEQMQKILVAVTVFDYDKIGKNDAIGKIFVGSKATGLGLKHWSDMLANPRRPIAQWHALQPEEDIDGQLASLAAKK